The following are encoded in a window of Gossypium raimondii isolate GPD5lz chromosome 13, ASM2569854v1, whole genome shotgun sequence genomic DNA:
- the LOC105783262 gene encoding tetratricopeptide repeat domain-containing protein PYG7, chloroplastic isoform X2: protein MTLNFSTYRQMFQKGMAAKSFTSSRFDESLKNHRAMVDDLNVKKPLSVVSAFAFGQALWLISAQLANASEITTGDAVYEVGELFELGIQLSYLLLLLVLLGVGTFFVIRQVLVRRELDLSAKELQEQVRSGDASATELFELGAVMLRRKFYPAANKFLLQAIEKWDGDDQDLAQVYNALGVSYVRDGKLEKGINQFETAVKIQPGYVTAWNNLGDAYEKKKDYKSALKAFEEVLLFDPNNKIARPRRDALKDRVEMYKGVPIKSKDR, encoded by the exons ATGACACTAAATTTCTCAACCTACAG GCAGATGTTTCAAAAGGGAATGGCAGCAAAATCTTTTACGTCATCACGCTTTGATG AATCCTTGAAGAATCATCGAGCTATGGTTGATGACTTAAATGTGAAGAAGCCATTGAGTGTGGTGTCTGCTTTCGCCTTTGGTCAAGCATTGTGGTTGATTTCTGCACAACTAGCAAACGCAAGTGAAATTACTACCGGAGATGCTGTTTACGAGGTTGGAGAGTTATTTGAGTTAGGAATCCAGCTATCTTATCTACTTTTACTATTAGTTTTACTTGGGGTTGGAACCTTCTTTGTAATCCGTCAAGTACTTGTACGGAGAGAACTTGACCTTTCTGCCAAAGAATTGCAG gaGCAAGTCAGAAGTGGAGATGCCAGTGCAACAGAGCTTTTTGAGCTAGGTGCCGTTATGTTGAGAAGGAAATTTTACCCAGCTGCAAATAAGTTTTTGCTTCAGGCAATCGAAAAATGGGATGGAGATGATCAAGATCTTGCCCAG GTTTACAATGCCCTTGGTGTCAGTTACGTTCGGGATGGGAAGCTTGAGAAAGGAATCAATCAATTTGAAACTGCTGTGAAGATTCAACCAGGATATGTCACAGCTTGGAACAATCTTGGCGATGCATACGAGAAGAAAAAAGACTACAAGTCTGCACTGAAAGCATTTGAAGAAGTATTGCTTTTCGATCCTAATAATAAGATAGCACGTCCAAGGCGAGACGCACTGAAGGATCGTGTAGAAATGTACAAAGGAGTTCCTATCAAATCAAAAGACAGATGA